The proteins below come from a single Flavobacterium lindanitolerans genomic window:
- a CDS encoding DEAD/DEAH box helicase family protein, giving the protein MMNSLFPEEKIEIIFNCTYIKSINGNKKEYYIGVEQGIIRKFNGSKFSGYEFLSENGSKYFISTIKSQIPQNYDAVFTLLEEYEKLTIAILSKCKKKAEYIKLPDHKNILQTWEGKFNYKKEVKDETGNITQFGLRPPQIGALHSILSHWSISTKPAVVVMPTGTGKTETMLCLTIAEKCQGLLVVVPSASLRTQIFNKFKSLGVLKDKRFQIVSSSAKNPIVGFLKTGIKSIDDANTLFESNVIISTPQIITGILSGDTKIKGALLNWCNLLIMDEAHHSQAKEWNNIKVQFETFNKPILLFTATPFRNDKKRLQGKVIYDYPLSLAQRDNYYKQIVFHPILEFNPLKSDQLIAEKAISILEKDIEEKYDHILMARVDTMSKAEEVFEKIYKPYQKYNPVFIHSGIKQTIRKKILEDIIAGKHKIIVCVDMLGEGFDLPQLKICALHDLHKNITTSFQFFGRFTRESILKLGNASIVANIADPELKGTLKKLYQKDSDWDKIISMANEDIIGSVKEEQDFFQNFSDAEIPAKIPLRNITPAMSTVVFRLFDDKIEWEPQNYTSCFNEEKYETVSVEHEEKNLLVIVAKKVDPVKWGKIDDLLNCQYDLYIVYLNEEQKLLYINSTNNGTTHDKLAEAIVGANKSLFNEADIYKCLDGVFQLELFNLGLKSTLDGPISFTMYAGNSIVSGLDELDKDTKSSSNLFGVGYENGDKVTIGCSSKGRVWTKLVKSIPDFCQWCDSLGNKLLDDSIDTQDIFKFIQKPELITELPANKVPVAMKWNEELYAYTSMTLHRGIPVVDFNVKLNSYGRDYVEFSIESNQNAIDYKLVLDPKIGRGYRYELVGTMPFVITYKGNEIDIAELFYDFPPVTWFHDNSKMYNNIFFPFKGKINLFDTSKILALEWTGTDIRKESQKQEKRADSIQYHIIEKLKSNTDYKIIFDDDDANEASDIVAIKFWEGGDSRIKIDLYHCKFSSKSQSGGRLKDLYEVCGQAQRSFHWRHTTYELLQHMVRRQNSRINQGKTSRYEIGGDEEMNTLLNMITSGYCELEFNIYVVQPGISKKAIEKETEHLKLLGATDLLLKKTGNSFFVMTSE; this is encoded by the coding sequence TTCTTTCGAAATGTAAAAAGAAAGCAGAGTATATAAAACTTCCTGATCACAAAAATATCCTTCAGACTTGGGAAGGGAAATTTAATTACAAAAAGGAAGTCAAAGATGAAACTGGTAATATTACTCAATTTGGACTTAGACCTCCACAAATTGGTGCATTACATTCCATCCTCTCACATTGGAGTATTTCAACCAAACCTGCTGTAGTTGTAATGCCTACTGGAACAGGTAAGACTGAAACAATGCTATGCTTAACTATAGCAGAAAAGTGTCAGGGCTTATTGGTAGTCGTTCCCTCGGCCTCATTGAGAACCCAAATTTTCAATAAATTCAAATCTCTGGGTGTTCTCAAAGATAAAAGGTTTCAGATTGTTTCCTCTTCTGCCAAAAACCCTATTGTAGGTTTCCTAAAAACGGGTATAAAAAGCATAGACGATGCAAATACTTTGTTTGAATCAAATGTAATTATTTCCACTCCGCAAATAATTACAGGGATACTGAGTGGTGATACGAAAATAAAGGGGGCATTGCTTAATTGGTGCAATCTTTTAATTATGGATGAAGCACACCATAGTCAGGCAAAAGAGTGGAATAACATTAAAGTACAATTTGAAACTTTTAATAAACCTATTTTGTTATTCACGGCGACTCCATTTAGAAATGACAAGAAACGTTTACAAGGTAAGGTGATTTATGATTATCCCCTCTCACTCGCCCAAAGAGACAATTATTACAAACAAATTGTTTTTCATCCTATTCTAGAATTTAACCCTCTGAAATCTGATCAACTTATTGCAGAGAAAGCAATTTCCATTTTGGAAAAAGATATAGAGGAAAAATACGACCATATACTGATGGCAAGGGTGGATACAATGTCTAAAGCTGAAGAGGTGTTTGAAAAAATCTACAAACCATATCAGAAGTACAATCCGGTATTTATTCATAGTGGTATTAAACAGACAATTCGCAAGAAAATATTGGAAGACATTATTGCGGGAAAACATAAAATAATTGTATGTGTAGATATGCTTGGAGAAGGATTTGACCTTCCTCAGTTAAAAATTTGTGCATTGCACGATTTGCATAAAAACATCACAACCTCATTTCAGTTCTTTGGAAGGTTTACGCGCGAATCAATATTAAAATTGGGCAATGCGTCTATAGTAGCCAATATTGCAGATCCGGAGCTAAAGGGGACTTTGAAAAAATTATATCAAAAAGATTCGGACTGGGATAAAATTATCAGTATGGCGAATGAAGATATAATAGGCTCAGTAAAAGAAGAACAAGACTTTTTTCAGAATTTTTCAGATGCTGAGATCCCGGCAAAAATTCCATTGCGAAATATAACGCCAGCGATGAGCACAGTTGTCTTCAGGTTATTTGATGATAAGATCGAATGGGAACCACAGAATTATACATCTTGTTTTAATGAAGAAAAATATGAAACAGTATCAGTAGAACATGAAGAAAAAAATCTACTCGTTATTGTTGCAAAAAAAGTGGATCCTGTAAAATGGGGGAAAATAGACGATTTGCTAAACTGTCAATATGATCTCTATATAGTATATCTGAACGAAGAACAGAAACTACTCTATATAAACAGTACAAATAATGGAACAACACATGATAAACTTGCCGAAGCCATTGTAGGTGCCAATAAAAGTTTGTTTAATGAGGCTGATATCTATAAGTGCCTGGATGGAGTATTTCAATTAGAGCTATTTAATTTAGGTTTAAAGTCTACTTTAGATGGTCCCATCAGTTTCACTATGTATGCAGGGAATTCTATCGTGAGTGGTCTGGATGAATTGGACAAGGATACTAAATCCAGTTCAAATCTTTTCGGAGTCGGCTATGAGAATGGAGATAAGGTCACAATTGGTTGCTCCTCCAAAGGTAGAGTTTGGACTAAATTGGTGAAAAGTATTCCCGATTTCTGCCAATGGTGTGATAGTCTTGGTAACAAGCTTTTGGATGATTCCATAGATACACAAGACATTTTCAAATTCATTCAGAAACCAGAATTGATTACAGAACTTCCTGCGAACAAAGTTCCTGTAGCCATGAAATGGAACGAAGAATTATATGCTTATACCTCCATGACTTTGCACAGAGGTATTCCTGTAGTTGATTTTAATGTTAAATTGAACTCTTATGGCCGTGATTATGTTGAATTCTCGATAGAGTCGAATCAGAATGCCATCGACTATAAACTTGTATTAGATCCCAAGATTGGACGTGGTTATAGATATGAATTGGTTGGAACTATGCCTTTTGTAATTACTTACAAAGGAAACGAAATAGATATAGCAGAATTATTTTATGATTTTCCTCCTGTGACTTGGTTCCATGACAATTCCAAAATGTATAATAATATCTTCTTTCCTTTTAAAGGGAAAATCAACCTTTTTGATACCTCCAAAATACTTGCTTTAGAATGGACAGGTACAGACATTCGGAAAGAATCACAAAAACAGGAAAAGAGAGCAGACTCAATTCAATATCATATTATTGAAAAGCTAAAATCTAATACTGATTATAAAATAATATTTGACGACGATGATGCCAATGAAGCGAGTGATATTGTAGCGATAAAATTTTGGGAGGGTGGCGACAGCAGAATAAAAATAGACTTGTACCATTGTAAGTTTTCATCAAAATCACAAAGTGGAGGTCGCTTAAAGGATCTATATGAGGTTTGTGGTCAAGCACAAAGAAGCTTTCATTGGAGACATACCACTTATGAGCTTCTGCAACATATGGTTAGACGCCAAAATTCACGGATTAACCAAGGAAAAACAAGTAGATACGAAATTGGCGGGGATGAAGAAATGAATACCTTATTAAATATGATAACATCAGGATATTGTGAACTTGAATTCAATATCTATGTTGTGCAACCAGGTATTTCTAAAAAGGCTATTGAAAAAGAAACAGAACACTTGAAATTACTTGGAGCAACTGATTTACTATTAAAAAAGACAGGGAATAGCTTCTTTGTAATGACCAGTGAATAA